In Numida meleagris isolate 19003 breed g44 Domestic line chromosome 3, NumMel1.0, whole genome shotgun sequence, the following are encoded in one genomic region:
- the ITGB1BP1 gene encoding integrin beta-1-binding protein 1 isoform X2: MFRKGKKRHSSSSSQSSEISTKSKSVDSSLGGLSRSSTVASLDTDSTKSSGQSNSNSDTCAEFRVKYVGAIEKLKHNESKNLEGPLDLINYIDVAQQDGKLPFVPGEEEFIMGVSKYGIKVSTSDQYDVLHRHALYLIVRMVCYDDGLGAGKSLLALKTTDAASEECSLWVYQCHSLEQAQAICKVLSTAFDSVLMSEKS; encoded by the exons ATGtttagaaaaggcaaaaaacggcacagcagcagcagctcacaaaGCAGCGAGATCAGTACGAAAAGCAAG tcTGTAGATTCCAGTCTTGGGGGACTTTCCAGGTCCAGTACTGTGGCAAGTCTCGATACAGACTCCACAAAAAGCTCAG GACAGAGCAATAGTAATTCTGACACATGTGCAGAATTCAGAGTTAAGTATGTTGGTGCcattgaaaaactgaaacataatGAGAGCAAAAATCTGGAAGGGCCATTGGACTTGATAAATTACATAGATGTTGCCCAG CAAGATGGAAAGTTACCTTTTGTTCCAGGTGAAGAGGAGTTTATAATGGGCGTTTCCAAATACGGCATTAAAGTTTCAACATCAGACCAGTAT GATGTGTTACACAGGCATGCTCTCTATTTAATTGTACGGATGGTCTGCTATGACGATGGTCTGGGAGCAGGAAAAAGTTTACTGGCTTTGAAGACAACAGATGCGGCCTCTGAAGAATGCAGCCTCTGGGTATATCAGTGCCATAGTTTG GAACAAGCACAAGCTATTTGCAAAGTGTTATCCACGGCCTTTGATTCAGTTTTAATGTCAGAGAAGTCCtga
- the ITGB1BP1 gene encoding integrin beta-1-binding protein 1 isoform X1, which translates to MFRKGKKRHSSSSSQSSEISTKSKSVDSSLGGLSRSSTVASLDTDSTKSSGQSNSNSDTCAEFRVKYVGAIEKLKHNESKNLEGPLDLINYIDVAQAFVCFPPKQDGKLPFVPGEEEFIMGVSKYGIKVSTSDQYDVLHRHALYLIVRMVCYDDGLGAGKSLLALKTTDAASEECSLWVYQCHSLEQAQAICKVLSTAFDSVLMSEKS; encoded by the exons ATGtttagaaaaggcaaaaaacggcacagcagcagcagctcacaaaGCAGCGAGATCAGTACGAAAAGCAAG tcTGTAGATTCCAGTCTTGGGGGACTTTCCAGGTCCAGTACTGTGGCAAGTCTCGATACAGACTCCACAAAAAGCTCAG GACAGAGCAATAGTAATTCTGACACATGTGCAGAATTCAGAGTTAAGTATGTTGGTGCcattgaaaaactgaaacataatGAGAGCAAAAATCTGGAAGGGCCATTGGACTTGATAAATTACATAGATGTTGCCCAG gcttttgtttgtttccctccAAAGCAAGATGGAAAGTTACCTTTTGTTCCAGGTGAAGAGGAGTTTATAATGGGCGTTTCCAAATACGGCATTAAAGTTTCAACATCAGACCAGTAT GATGTGTTACACAGGCATGCTCTCTATTTAATTGTACGGATGGTCTGCTATGACGATGGTCTGGGAGCAGGAAAAAGTTTACTGGCTTTGAAGACAACAGATGCGGCCTCTGAAGAATGCAGCCTCTGGGTATATCAGTGCCATAGTTTG GAACAAGCACAAGCTATTTGCAAAGTGTTATCCACGGCCTTTGATTCAGTTTTAATGTCAGAGAAGTCCtga
- the ITGB1BP1 gene encoding integrin beta-1-binding protein 1 isoform X3, translated as MGVSKYGIKVSTSDQYDVLHRHALYLIVRMVCYDDGLGAGKSLLALKTTDAASEECSLWVYQCHSLEQAQAICKVLSTAFDSVLMSEKS; from the exons ATGGGCGTTTCCAAATACGGCATTAAAGTTTCAACATCAGACCAGTAT GATGTGTTACACAGGCATGCTCTCTATTTAATTGTACGGATGGTCTGCTATGACGATGGTCTGGGAGCAGGAAAAAGTTTACTGGCTTTGAAGACAACAGATGCGGCCTCTGAAGAATGCAGCCTCTGGGTATATCAGTGCCATAGTTTG GAACAAGCACAAGCTATTTGCAAAGTGTTATCCACGGCCTTTGATTCAGTTTTAATGTCAGAGAAGTCCtga
- the CPSF3 gene encoding cleavage and polyadenylation specificity factor subunit 3 — MAKRKAEALIPAEESDQLLIRPLGAGQEVGRSCIILEFKGRKIMLDCGIHPGLEGMDALPYIDLIDPAEIDLLLISHFHLDHCGALPWFLQKTSFKGRTFMTHATKAIYRWLLSDYVKVSNISADDMLYTETDLEESMDKIETINFHEVKEVAGIKFWCYHAGHVLGAAMFMIEIAGVKLLYTGDFSRQEDRHLMAAEIPNIKPDILIIESTYGTHIHEKREEREARFCNTVHDIVNRGGRGLIPVFALGRAQELLLILDEYWQNHPELHDIPIYYASSLAKKCMAVYQTYVNAMNDKIRKQININNPFVFKHISNLKSMDHFDDIGPSVVMASPGMMQSGLSRELFESWCTDKRNGVIIAGYCVEGTLAKHIMSEPEEITTMSGQKLPLKMSVDYISFSAHTDYQQTSEFIRALKPPHVILVHGEQNEMARLKAALIREYEDNDEVHIEVHNPRNTEAVTLNFRGEKLAKVMGSLADKKPEQGQRISGILVKRNFNYHILSPCDLSNYTDLALSTVTQTLAIPYTGPFNLLFYQLQKLTGDVEEIEIQQKPALKVFKSITVIQEPGMVVLEWVANPANDMYADTVTTVILEVQSNPKIQKAAVHKVSTKVDMEEYRKRMEMMLQDMFGEDCVSSKEGSVLCVTVDGKTANLSLETRTADCEPGSEDDESLREMVELAAQRLYDALSPVFC, encoded by the exons ATGGCGAAGCGGAAAGCCGAGGCCCTGATCCCAGCGGAGGAGAGCGACCAGCTGCTCATCCGGCCCCT AGGAGCTGGCCAAGAAGTAGGAAGATCATGCATTATTTTGGAgtttaaaggaaggaaaataatg ctTGATTGCGGCATCCATCCTGGACTGGAAGGAATGGATGCTCTTCCTTACATTGACTTGATAGACCCTGCTGAGATTGACCTCCTCCTGATTAGTCA TTTCCATTTAGATCACTGTGGAGCTTTGCCGTggtttttgcagaaaacaagttttaaagGAAGGACGTTTATGACTCATGCCACAAAAGCTATTTACAGATGGCTTCTTTCAGACTATGTCAAAGTCAG TAATATATCAGCAGATGACATGCTGTATACAGAAACAGACCTTGAAGAAAGCATGGACAAGATTGAAACCATCAACTTTCATGAAGTGAAGGAGGTGGCAGGCATCAAGTTCTGGTGCTACCATGCGGGCCATGTTCTGGGAGCAGCCATGTTCATGATTGAAATAGCTGGTGTGAAg CTTTTGTATACGGGTGATTTCTCAAGACAGGAAGACAGACATCTGATGGCGGCTGAGATTCCCAATATTAAACCCGATATTCTTATAATT GAATCCACCTATGGGACCCATATTCATGAGAAGAGGGAAGAGCGAGAGGCACGGTTCTGTAACACCGTTCATGACATCGTAAATAGAGGAGGGAGAGGTCTTATTCCTGTGTTTGCCCTGGGGCGAGCACAAGAACTACTTTTAATTTTGG atgaATACTGGCAGAATCACCCTGAGCTCCACGATATCCCCATTTACTACGCCTCCTCTTTGGCGAAGAAATGCATGGCCGTTTATCAGACATACGTCAATGCCATGAATGACAAAATCCGCAAGCAAATCAACATCAACAATCCATTTGTTTTCAAGCATATTAGCAATCTGAAG AGTATGGATCACTTTGATGATATTGGCCCAAGCGTTGTGATGGCTTCCCCAGGTATGATGCAGAGTGGCTTATCCAGAGAGCTGTTTGAGAGCTGGTGCACGGATAAGAGAAATGGAGTAATTATAGCCGGGTACTGTGTTGAAGGAACGCTTGCTAAG cataTCATGTCTGAACCTGAAGAGATCACAACTATGTCAGGGCAAAAACTTCCGCTGAAGATGTCTGTGgattacatttctttctctgctcacACAGATTACCAACAAACCAGTGAGTTTATCCGGGCCCTGAAACCTCCACATGTG ATTTTAGTTCACGGTGAGCAGAACGAAATGGCCAGATTGAAGGCAGCACTGATACGAGAATATGAAGATAATGATGAAGTTCATATAGAAGTTCATAATCCTAGGAATACTGAAGCTGTGACATTAAACTTCAGAGGGGAAAAACTTGCCAAG gtgaTGGGATCTTTAGCAGATAAGAAACCAGAGCAAGGACAGAGAATTTCTGGAATCTTGGtcaaaagaaattttaactATCACATCCTTTCTCCGTGTGACCTCTCCA atTATACAGACTTGGCTCTGAGCACTGTAACACAGACACTGGCTATTCCATATACCGGCCCTTTCAATCTGCTCTTTTATCAGCTGCAAAAGCTTACTG GTGATGTAGAGGAAATAGAAATTCAACAAAAACCAGCCCTGAAGGTCTTCAAAAGTATTACTGTAATCCAGGAACCAGGCATGGTAGTCCTCGAG TGGGTGGCAAATCCTGCTAATGACATGTATGCAGACACCGTGACAACAGTGATACTGGAAGTTCAGTCAAAtcctaaaatacagaaag ctgcagtgcatAAAGTTTCCACAAAAGTAGATATGGAAGAGTATCGCAAGAGAATGGAAATGATGCTTCA GGATATGTTTGGAGAAGACTGTGTAAGTTCAAAAGAAGGCTCTGTTCTGTGTGTCACAGTAGATGGCAAGACTGCAAACCTCTCCCTGGAAACTCGG ACAGCTGACTGCGAGCCAGGAAGTGAAGACGACGAATCCCTGCGTGAAATGGTGGAACTGGCTGCACAGAGGCTCTACGATGCCCTCAGCCCAGTATTCTGCTGA
- the IAH1 gene encoding isoamyl acetate-hydrolyzing esterase 1 homolog, which translates to MALAEAGARARLLPWPRVVLFGDSITEFSFQEGGWGASLASRLVRKCDVVNRGFSGYNTRWAKVILPRLISKSAAAESTVAITIFFGANDSALRDVNPKQHVPLEEYAANLTSMVHYLKSVDITEDRIILITPPPLQESAWEKECLAKGDKLNRRNATTGEYARACVQVARDCGTDVLDLWTLMQKEQDFSCYLSDGLHLSAKGNDFVVGQLWAQLEKRLSALPSLLPYWQDVDAQNPEASLL; encoded by the exons ATGGCGCTGGCAGAGGCGGGGGCGCGAGCGCGGCTGCTGCCGTGGCCGCGCGTGGTGCTCTTCGGGGACTCCATCACTGAG TTCTCCTTCCAGGAAGGCGGCTGGGGAGCGTCCCTCGCTAGCAGGCTGGTCAG aaaatgtgatGTTGTAAACCGTGGGTTCTCGGGGTACAACACCAGATGGGCTAAAGTCATCCTTCCAAGGCTGATCAGtaaaagtgctgctgctgagagtaCTGTTGCCATTACTATTTTCTTTGGAGCTAATGACAGTGCTTTGAGAG ATGTGAACCCTAAGCAGCATGTTCCTTTGGAGGAATACGCCGCCAACTTGACGAGCATGGTGCACTACCTGAAGTCCGTAGACATCACTGAGGACAGGATAATTCTGATAACACCACCCCCTCTTCAGGAATCAGCCTGGGAAAAGGAGTGCCTTGCCAAAG GTGACAAGCTGAATCGCCGCAATGCCACCACTGGGGAGTACGCGCGGGCCTGCGTTCAAGTGGCGAGGGACTGCGGGACCGATGTGCTCGACCTGTGGACACTGATGCAGAAAGAGCAG GATTTTTCTTGCTATCTGTCTGACGGGCTTCACTTATCAGCAAAAGGGAATGACTTCGTAGTAGGACAACTCTGGGCACAGCTGGAAAAGAGACTCTCAGCTCTCCCTTCCTTGCTGCCTTACTGGCAGGACGTGGACGCCCAGAACCCTGAGGCGAGCCTGCTGTGA